From the genome of Gracilinanus agilis isolate LMUSP501 chromosome 2, AgileGrace, whole genome shotgun sequence, one region includes:
- the LOC123236329 gene encoding cytochrome P450 26A1 encodes MGFSALLASALCTFVLPLLLFLAAVKLWDLYCLSTRDHSCGLPLPPGTMGLPFFGETLQMVLQRRKFLQMKRRKYGFIYKTHLFGRPTVRVMGADNVRQILLGEHRLVSVHWPASVRTILGSGCLSNLHDSLHKKRKKLIMQAFNREALQCYVPVIAEEIKNALERWLQCGDSGLLVYPEVKRLMFRIAMRILLGCESGSATEGDSERQLVEAFEEMTRNLFSLPIDVPFSGFYRGMKARNLIHARIEKNIRAKLGGQREPEAGGWRVKDVLQLLIEHTQENGERLDMQELKQSSTELLFGGHETTASAATSLITYLGLHHHVLQKVREELKSKGLLCKSSHDEKLDIDILEQLKYIGCVIKETLRLNPPVPGGFRIALKTFELNGYQIPKGWNVIYSICDTHDVADIFTNKEEFNPDRFLLPYPEDSSRFSFIPFGGGLRSCVGKEFAKILLKIFTVELARHCDWQLLNGPPTMKTSPTVYPVDNLPTKFMHFKGEM; translated from the exons ATGGGTTTCTCCGCCCTGCTGGCCAGCGCTTTATGCACCTTCGTGCTACCGCTGCTGCTCTTTTTGGCCGCCGTCAAGCTCTGGGACCTGTACTGTTTGAGCACTCGGGACCACAGCTGCGGTCTCCCGTTGCCCCCGGGGACTATGGGGTTGCCCTTCTTCGGAGAAACGCTGCAGATGGTATTGCAG CGGAGGAAGTTCTTGCAGATGAAACGCAGAAAGTACGGCTTTATCTATAAGACTCATCTTTTCGGGCGGCCCACCGTGCGGGTCATGGGCGCGGACAACGTGCGGCAGATACTCCTGGGGGAGCACCGTCTGGTGTCTGTGCACTGGCCCGCCTCCGTCCGGACCATCCTGGGCTCCGGCTGCCTCTCCAACCTCCACGATTCTTTGCACAAGAAGCGCAAAAAG TTGATCATGCAGGCTTTCAACCGGGAAGCGTTGCAGTGCTATGTGCCGGTAAtagctgaagaaataaaaaatgctttgGAAAGGTGGCTCCAGTGCGGCGACAGCGGCCTCTTGGTCTACCCCGAGGTCAAGCGCCTCATGTTCCGAATTGCCATGCGCATCTTGCTGGGCTGCGAGTCAGGCAGCGCGACAGAGGGGGACAGCGAGAGGCAACTAGTGGAAGCTTTTGAGGAGATGACCCGTAACTTGTTCTCCTTGCCCATCGATGTGCCTTTCAGCGGATTTTACCGA GGCATGAAGGCGAGGAACCTCATCCACGCGCGCATCGAAAAGAACATTCGTGCCAAGCTGGGAGGACAACGGGAACCCGAGGCCGGGGGCTGGCGTGTCAAAGACGTGTTACAGCTGCTCATCGAGCACACGCAGGAGAATGGCGAGAGGCTAGATATGCAG GAGTTGAAGCAATCTTCAACGGAACTTCTCTTCGGAGGGCATGAGACTACAGCGAGTGCTGCCACATCTCTGATCACTTATCTGGGACTCCATCACCATGTGCTTCAGAAAGTGAGAGAAGAACTAAAGAGTAAG ggtTTACTTTGCAAAAGCAGCCATGATGAAAAATTGGACATAGACATTTTGGAACAACTTAAGTACATAGGATGTGTTATTAAGGAAACTCTCAGGCTGAATCCTCCTGTTCCAGGGGGCTTTCGTATTGCTCTCAAGACTTTTGAGTTAAAT GGATACCAGATTCCCAAAGGATGGAATGTTATCTACAGTATCTGTGATACTCATGATGTTGCAGATATTTTTACCAACAAGGAAGAATTTAACCCTGACCGGTTTCTGTTGCCTTATCCAGAGGATTCTTCCAGATTCAGTTTCATTCCATTTGGAGGAGGTCTCAGGAGCTGTGTAGGCAAAGAGTTTGCAAAAATTCTTCTCAAAATATTTACAGTGGAGTTGGCCAGGCATTGTGATTGGCAACTTCTAAATGGACCTCCTACTATGAAAACTAGTCCCACCGTGTACCCAGTGGACAATCTCCCTACAAAATTTATGCATTTCAAGGGTGAAATGTAG